The following proteins are encoded in a genomic region of Arachis stenosperma cultivar V10309 chromosome 4, arast.V10309.gnm1.PFL2, whole genome shotgun sequence:
- the LOC130974976 gene encoding uncharacterized protein LOC130974976: MTGLLKKHDIIHKVTTAYHSQTNGKAKVSNREIKHILEKIVKPHRRDWSSKLGDALWAYRTAYKTPISMSPFCLVYRKGLSPSDRGGTQSLLGFERMQLRIGRSQIERKLQLEELECLWLEAYEKSRLYNEKVKAVHDKNIKRREFRVGDQVLLYNSRLRLMLDKLRSRWDGPYVVEKVESYGVVHLSHPSSPTFFKVNSHRLKLYHGAKVKNNKELEIFLLKDPAKEEE; encoded by the coding sequence ATGACAGGTCTGCTGAAGAAACATGACATCATTCACAAGGTGACGACGGCTTACCATTCCCAAACCAATGGGAAAGCCAAGGTGTCTAATAGAGAGATCAAGCACATATTGGAGAAGATTGTTAAACCTCATAGAAGGGACTGGAGCTCCAAGCTTGGAGATGCGCTATGGGCTTATCGGACAGCTTACAAAACACCCATCAGCATGAGTCCGTTTTGCCTAGTCTACAGGAAAGGCTTGTCACCTTCCGATAGAGGTGGAACACAAAGCTTACTGGGCTTTGAAAGAATGCAACTCAGGATTGGGAGGAGCCAGATTGAAAGGAAACTACAACTAGAGGAATTGGAGTGCCTTTGGCTAGAAGCGTATGAAAAATCAAGGCTCTACAACGAAAAGGTGAAGGCGGTGCATGACAAGAACATAAAAAGAAGAGAGTTTAGAGTTGGGGATCAAGTTCTTCTCTACAACTCAAGGTTGAGGTTAATGCTAGACAAGCTGAGGTCAAGGTGGGATGGACCCTATGTGGTGGAAAAGGTGGAATCGTATGGAGTTGTTCACCTAAGTCACCCCTCAAGCCCAACCTTCTTCAAAGTCAATAGCCACCGTTTGAAGCTGTATCATGGTGCAAAGGTGAAGAACAACAAGGAGctagagatcttcctcttgaaggATCCAGCAAAGGAAGAGGAATGA